One window of the Rhizobiaceae bacterium genome contains the following:
- a CDS encoding HlyD family secretion protein encodes MSSAANTNEKAPAEIKQFPAPVEDKTAPTETPPASVPVAAEGVRPAPARRKRGIGRFVLMAALPLLLVAGGTYMWVTGGRYEETENANLRQARVTIASESSGRIVQANIGENQKVQAGDVLFVVDPEPYRIALAQAEAALATARLNVEQLRSAYSQAQAKEKVTASDVRYYQSELDRQQTLTQKGVGTQSALDSARRDLVNAEDEHAAAVDAVSGALAALGGDPTIATDSHPVVLAALAARDQAALNLKQTTVTAPTDGVISQASSFKPGQYVNAGTSLFTLVETGDTWVEANFKETQLTHMKRGQKAEVTLDTFPDRPLTATIDTIGAGTGAEFSLLPAQNATGNWVKVTQRIPVRLKIDSNDADLLLRTGMSATVTVDTGVARGWPKFLGTAIAGQ; translated from the coding sequence ATGAGTTCCGCCGCAAACACCAACGAGAAGGCGCCGGCCGAAATCAAACAGTTCCCTGCCCCGGTCGAGGACAAGACGGCCCCGACCGAAACGCCACCGGCATCCGTGCCGGTGGCGGCAGAGGGAGTGCGCCCCGCGCCGGCGCGCAGGAAGCGCGGCATCGGACGCTTCGTCCTGATGGCTGCGCTGCCGCTGCTGCTTGTGGCCGGCGGCACCTATATGTGGGTCACGGGCGGCCGCTACGAGGAAACGGAAAACGCCAATCTGCGGCAGGCGCGCGTCACCATCGCGTCGGAGTCATCAGGCCGGATCGTGCAGGCGAATATCGGCGAAAACCAGAAGGTCCAGGCCGGCGACGTGCTCTTCGTCGTCGATCCAGAACCCTACCGGATCGCGCTCGCGCAGGCCGAGGCCGCGCTGGCGACAGCAAGGCTGAATGTCGAGCAGCTGCGTTCCGCCTACAGCCAGGCGCAGGCCAAGGAAAAAGTGACGGCGAGCGATGTGCGCTACTACCAGTCCGAGCTCGACCGGCAACAGACGCTGACGCAGAAGGGCGTCGGCACGCAGTCGGCGCTCGATTCGGCGCGGCGCGATCTCGTGAACGCCGAGGACGAGCACGCCGCGGCGGTGGATGCGGTGAGCGGCGCGCTGGCGGCCCTCGGCGGCGACCCGACGATCGCGACGGACAGCCATCCGGTCGTGCTGGCGGCGCTGGCGGCCCGCGATCAGGCCGCCCTCAACCTGAAGCAGACGACTGTGACGGCGCCCACGGACGGCGTCATCAGCCAGGCCTCGTCCTTCAAGCCCGGCCAGTACGTCAACGCGGGAACATCCCTGTTCACGCTGGTCGAGACCGGCGACACATGGGTCGAGGCGAATTTCAAGGAGACGCAGCTCACGCATATGAAGCGCGGCCAGAAGGCCGAGGTGACGCTGGACACATTCCCCGACCGGCCGCTGACGGCGACGATCGACACGATCGGCGCCGGCACCGGCGCGGAGTTCTCGCTGCTTCCGGCCCAGAACGCCACGGGCAACTGGGTGAAGGTGACGCAGCGCATCCCGGTGCGGTTGAAGATCGATTCCAATGATGCCGACCTGTTGTTGAGGACCGGCATGAGCGCGACGGTCACCGTCGACACGGGCGTGGCGCGCGGCTGGCCGAAATTCCTCGGAACGGCGATCGCCGGCCAGTAA
- a CDS encoding class I SAM-dependent methyltransferase gives MTDATQPVAPIPDWHEHAFDLIRGIAAYTGSPLVADLARVVGEHPHSAIANAFNHRQVASKVWARDNLFESCGGRFRRIWILGGWYGVLAAMLFEDSRFDIDLVESIDVDPSVEVVARTMNRRSGERFRAWTGDMYELDYEGAGPDLVVNTSCEHIADVRGWLDMLPPGTRVLLQSNDYFSEPTHINSVPRLEDFAAQAQLSTVSFAGAMPTKKYTRFMLIGAV, from the coding sequence ATGACCGACGCCACCCAGCCAGTCGCGCCCATTCCCGACTGGCACGAGCATGCCTTCGACCTCATTCGCGGCATCGCCGCCTATACCGGCAGTCCGCTGGTGGCCGATCTCGCACGGGTGGTGGGCGAACATCCGCACTCGGCGATCGCCAATGCCTTCAACCACCGGCAGGTGGCCTCGAAGGTCTGGGCGCGGGACAATCTGTTCGAAAGCTGCGGCGGGCGCTTTCGCAGGATCTGGATTCTCGGCGGCTGGTACGGCGTGCTGGCGGCGATGCTGTTCGAGGACAGCCGTTTCGACATCGATCTCGTCGAGAGCATCGACGTCGATCCGTCCGTCGAAGTCGTCGCCCGCACGATGAACCGCCGTTCGGGCGAGCGCTTCAGGGCGTGGACCGGTGACATGTACGAGCTCGACTACGAGGGCGCGGGGCCCGATCTCGTCGTCAACACAAGTTGCGAGCATATCGCGGACGTGCGCGGATGGCTCGACATGCTGCCGCCGGGCACGCGCGTGCTGCTGCAGTCCAACGACTATTTCTCCGAGCCGACGCACATCAACAGCGTGCCGAGGCTCGAGGATTTCGCGGCGCAGGCGCAGCTTTCGACCGTCAGCTTCGCCGGAGCCATGCCGACGAAAAAATATACGCGCTTCATGCTCATCGGAGCGGTTTGA
- a CDS encoding DHA2 family efflux MFS transporter permease subunit, translating into MAQSPTSHTDTPHRGLITLSIMLATVMQVLDTTIANVALPSMTGDLGASQDTINWVLTSYIVAAAIMTPLTGWLADRLGRRELFLTSVVGFTVSSMLCGFAWSLETMVAFRLLQGIFGAAIVPLSQTFLLDINPKERHGQAMALWGAGIMVGPIIGPTLGGWLTESFNWRYVFFINLPVGIIAFLGSAAYLPRIAQRLRGFDFFGFAMLSLGVGALQLMLDRGAEVDWFSSPEIWIELGVSLTGFWVFVIHLATAKNPFIDPRIFRDRNFVTGLVFIFVIGVILLASMALLPPMLSNLFNHSTVLTGLVMAPRGVGTMISMLLVGRLVQMVDARYLVVTGLVLTAWSLHIMTGFTPQMDDYDIVLSGVIQGLGLGLVFVPLSTVAFATLAPSFRTDAASLFSLVRNLGSSIGISIVTVILTRNIAINHAELSAGISPFNPNLWAVSPGAAQGDPASLAMMERLVSAQAAMISYIDDFKLMMIVTLAAIPLALLLRKPKAAAGAGHGAAAAME; encoded by the coding sequence ATGGCACAATCCCCGACCTCCCACACGGACACGCCGCATCGCGGGCTGATCACGCTTTCGATCATGCTCGCGACGGTGATGCAGGTGCTCGACACCACCATCGCCAATGTGGCGCTGCCGTCGATGACGGGCGACCTCGGGGCCAGTCAGGACACCATCAACTGGGTGCTGACCTCCTATATCGTCGCGGCGGCGATCATGACGCCGCTGACGGGCTGGCTCGCCGATCGTCTCGGCAGGCGCGAGCTCTTCCTCACCTCGGTCGTCGGCTTCACCGTCAGCTCGATGCTCTGCGGCTTCGCGTGGAGCCTGGAGACGATGGTCGCGTTCCGGCTGCTTCAGGGCATATTCGGCGCGGCGATCGTGCCGCTGTCGCAGACCTTCCTGCTCGACATCAACCCGAAGGAACGCCACGGACAGGCCATGGCGCTGTGGGGCGCCGGCATCATGGTCGGGCCGATCATCGGGCCGACGCTCGGCGGCTGGCTGACGGAGAGCTTCAACTGGCGCTACGTCTTCTTCATCAACCTGCCGGTCGGCATCATCGCCTTCCTCGGTTCCGCCGCCTATCTGCCGCGCATCGCGCAGAGACTGCGCGGCTTCGATTTCTTCGGCTTCGCCATGCTGTCGCTCGGCGTCGGCGCGCTGCAGCTCATGCTGGACCGCGGCGCCGAGGTCGACTGGTTCTCCTCGCCGGAGATCTGGATAGAGCTCGGCGTGTCGCTGACCGGCTTCTGGGTGTTCGTCATCCATCTGGCGACGGCGAAGAACCCCTTCATCGATCCGCGCATCTTCAGGGATCGCAACTTCGTCACCGGGCTGGTGTTCATCTTCGTCATCGGCGTGATCCTGCTCGCCTCGATGGCCCTGCTGCCGCCGATGCTGTCCAACCTGTTCAACCATTCGACGGTGCTGACCGGACTGGTCATGGCGCCGCGCGGCGTCGGCACGATGATCTCCATGCTGCTGGTCGGCCGGCTGGTGCAGATGGTCGACGCACGCTATCTGGTGGTCACCGGGCTCGTGCTGACCGCATGGTCGCTGCACATCATGACCGGCTTCACGCCGCAGATGGACGACTACGACATCGTCCTGTCGGGGGTGATACAGGGGCTGGGGCTCGGGCTCGTCTTCGTTCCCCTGTCGACTGTCGCCTTCGCCACGCTGGCGCCGAGCTTCCGCACGGATGCCGCCAGCCTGTTCAGCCTCGTGCGCAATCTCGGATCGTCCATCGGCATTTCCATCGTCACCGTGATCCTGACGCGCAACATCGCCATCAACCATGCGGAACTGTCGGCCGGCATCAGCCCCTTCAACCCGAACCTTTGGGCCGTGTCGCCGGGTGCGGCGCAAGGCGATCCGGCATCCCTTGCCATGATGGAACGGCTGGTTTCGGCGCAGGCGGCGATGATCTCCTATATAGACGACTTCAAGCTGATGATGATCGTGACGCTGGCGGCGATCCCGCTGGCGCTGCTGCTGCGCAAGCCGAAGGCGGCAGCCGGCGCAGGCCATGGCGCGGCAGCGGCCATGGAATAG
- a CDS encoding ABC transporter ATP-binding protein/permease — protein sequence MDRSLARYIWKHTWRQQVWILCIVGLSMIPYFMSFDLPKQIVNGPIQGDGFDGPDAVQPFLALSLDLPFVGTADLFSGFMLTREQMLYALSFFFLFLVVVNGLFKFYINTYKGRLGERMLRRTRFELVDRVLRFPPFQFKRVKAAEVATMVKDEVEPLGGFIGDAFVQPALLGGQALTALVFIILQNFWLGMIAAVIVAVQIIIIPQMRKRLIRLGRERQLTARQLSGRVGEIVDGISTIHVHDTSNYERADIAARLGHIFKIRYDLYQWKFLVKFINNFLAQVTPFLFYLVGGYLALRGRVDVGQLVAVIGAYKDLPGPLKDLIDWDQTRQDVQVKYHQVVEQFTIDRLVEPKVQALAPEAPDPLTAPLAVSNLTMVDDSGAPLLDRVSLQVKPGELVAIVGTPNGGGDALAEALARISWPDSGKLTFGSDDLHSLPESLTGRRVSYASSDAYLFSGTLRDNLFYGLKHAPLTETSYDGQTAALRKWQIAEAERSGNPDYDVNSDWIDYASAGATGPADLVHVAMPVLAAVDLSRDILELGLRSSIDPRFHTHLVESIVELRAAMRERLDRDGLSDLVVPFEPGAYNREATVGENLLFGAATGKELAPKELAANPYFAEVLAADGLDKALYAMGLDIAGQAVELFSDLPPDHPFFQQLGLMTAEELPDYEALLQKLEGKPFEDVSAADRARIIAVSFEYVEPRYRFGLLTDDIRARVVAARQRFYEGLPANLKNAIEPYDPQHYTAAASVMDNVLFGRVSNSQADGPERIRAIVFAVLEDLHLYDEVLDVGLDFNVGVGGRRLSNAQRQKLDLARAILKRADFLILNRPLLALDQRQQDQIVRKVLQELRRENRSPAVIWVLPNAAMAQLFDRVIVLDGGSLVEEGTHDTLSAGNGIFKSLVSQ from the coding sequence TTGGACCGCAGCCTCGCCCGATACATCTGGAAGCATACCTGGCGCCAGCAGGTCTGGATCCTGTGCATCGTCGGCCTGTCGATGATCCCCTACTTCATGTCCTTCGACCTGCCTAAGCAGATCGTCAACGGACCGATCCAGGGCGACGGGTTCGACGGGCCCGACGCCGTCCAGCCGTTCCTCGCCCTGTCACTCGACCTGCCCTTCGTCGGCACGGCCGACCTGTTCTCCGGCTTCATGCTGACGCGCGAGCAGATGCTCTACGCGCTGAGCTTCTTCTTCCTGTTCCTGGTGGTGGTGAACGGGCTCTTCAAGTTCTACATCAACACCTACAAGGGCAGGCTCGGCGAGCGGATGCTGCGGCGCACGCGCTTCGAGCTGGTCGATCGCGTGCTGCGCTTCCCGCCCTTCCAGTTCAAGCGCGTCAAGGCCGCCGAGGTGGCGACCATGGTCAAGGACGAGGTGGAGCCGCTCGGCGGTTTCATCGGCGACGCCTTCGTGCAGCCTGCCCTGCTCGGCGGACAGGCGCTGACGGCGCTGGTCTTCATCATCCTGCAGAATTTCTGGCTGGGCATGATCGCCGCCGTGATCGTCGCCGTACAGATCATCATCATCCCGCAGATGCGCAAGCGCCTCATCCGGCTCGGCCGCGAAAGGCAGCTCACGGCGCGGCAACTGTCCGGGCGCGTCGGCGAGATCGTCGACGGCATCAGCACGATCCATGTGCACGACACGTCGAACTACGAGCGGGCCGACATCGCCGCCCGGCTCGGGCATATCTTCAAGATCCGCTACGATCTCTACCAGTGGAAATTCCTGGTCAAGTTCATCAACAACTTCCTGGCGCAGGTGACGCCGTTCCTGTTCTACCTCGTCGGCGGCTATCTGGCGCTGCGGGGCCGGGTCGACGTCGGCCAGCTCGTCGCCGTGATCGGCGCCTACAAGGATCTCCCCGGGCCGCTGAAGGACCTGATCGACTGGGACCAGACGCGGCAGGACGTGCAGGTGAAATACCACCAGGTGGTGGAACAGTTCACCATCGACCGCCTCGTCGAGCCCAAGGTCCAGGCGCTCGCGCCGGAAGCGCCCGACCCGCTCACGGCGCCGCTGGCGGTAAGCAACCTGACCATGGTGGACGACAGCGGCGCGCCTCTGCTCGACCGCGTGTCGCTCCAGGTGAAGCCGGGAGAGCTGGTGGCGATCGTCGGCACACCGAACGGCGGCGGCGACGCGCTGGCCGAGGCGCTGGCAAGGATCAGCTGGCCGGACAGCGGAAAACTCACCTTCGGCAGCGACGACCTGCATTCGCTTCCCGAATCCCTGACCGGCCGCCGCGTGTCCTATGCCTCGTCCGACGCCTATCTCTTCTCGGGCACGCTGCGCGACAACCTCTTCTACGGGCTCAAGCACGCGCCGCTGACCGAAACATCCTACGACGGACAGACGGCGGCGCTCCGGAAATGGCAGATCGCCGAAGCCGAGCGCTCCGGCAATCCGGACTATGACGTCAACAGCGACTGGATAGACTATGCCAGCGCCGGCGCCACGGGGCCTGCCGATCTGGTGCATGTCGCCATGCCGGTGCTGGCCGCGGTCGATCTGTCGCGCGACATACTGGAGCTCGGGCTCAGATCCTCGATCGATCCGAGGTTCCACACGCATCTGGTCGAGAGCATCGTCGAACTGCGCGCCGCCATGCGCGAGCGGCTGGACAGGGACGGGCTGAGCGATCTCGTCGTGCCGTTCGAGCCGGGCGCCTACAACCGCGAGGCGACGGTGGGCGAGAACCTTCTGTTCGGCGCGGCGACGGGCAAGGAACTGGCGCCGAAGGAGCTTGCGGCCAATCCCTACTTCGCCGAGGTGCTTGCCGCCGACGGGCTGGACAAGGCGCTCTACGCCATGGGTCTCGACATTGCCGGGCAGGCCGTCGAGCTGTTCAGCGACCTGCCGCCCGACCATCCCTTCTTCCAGCAGCTGGGCCTGATGACGGCGGAGGAACTGCCCGACTACGAGGCGCTGCTGCAGAAGCTCGAAGGCAAGCCCTTCGAAGATGTGTCGGCGGCCGACCGCGCCCGGATCATCGCGGTGAGCTTCGAATATGTCGAGCCGCGCTATCGCTTCGGCCTGTTGACCGACGACATCCGCGCGCGCGTCGTGGCGGCGCGCCAACGCTTCTACGAGGGCCTGCCGGCGAACCTCAAGAATGCCATCGAACCCTACGATCCGCAGCACTACACGGCCGCTGCGAGCGTCATGGACAACGTCCTGTTCGGGCGCGTCAGCAACAGCCAGGCCGACGGACCGGAGCGTATCCGCGCCATCGTCTTCGCCGTGCTGGAGGACCTCCATCTCTATGACGAGGTGCTCGATGTCGGCCTCGACTTCAATGTCGGCGTCGGCGGCAGGCGGCTGAGCAACGCGCAGCGGCAGAAGCTCGATCTGGCGCGCGCCATCCTGAAACGCGCCGATTTCCTCATCCTCAACCGTCCGCTGCTTGCGCTGGATCAACGCCAGCAGGACCAGATCGTGCGCAAGGTGTTGCAAGAACTGAGGCGGGAGAACCGTTCCCCGGCTGTCATATGGGTGTTGCCGAATGCTGCCATGGCGCAGCTGTTCGATCGTGTAATCGTCCTGGACGGGGGCTCTCTTGTCGAAGAGGGAACACACGATACACTGAGTGCAGGAAACGGTATCTTCAAGTCGCTCGTATCACAATGA
- a CDS encoding MarR family transcriptional regulator: MALMNTDSRHTEEVDRLGFLLHDASRLMRKRFEQLGSRYGLSSAQWRLLVRVFKEEGVAQARLAELLEIEPISVSRLIDRMVEAGWIERRLDDNDRRVRQIFLTERSRAIFGEMRGVAAQVFEFALTGLSPDERRATLHGLGVICSNLADSELSAVQCSSERAA, from the coding sequence ATGGCGCTTATGAACACGGATTCACGACATACCGAAGAGGTGGATCGTCTGGGCTTCCTGCTCCACGATGCCTCCCGTCTCATGCGCAAACGCTTCGAGCAGTTGGGAAGCCGCTACGGTCTTTCGTCCGCGCAATGGCGGCTTCTGGTGCGCGTCTTCAAGGAGGAAGGCGTGGCGCAGGCCCGTCTTGCCGAACTGCTCGAAATCGAGCCGATCAGCGTTTCGCGCCTCATCGACCGCATGGTCGAGGCCGGATGGATCGAGCGGCGGCTCGACGACAACGATCGCCGCGTGCGGCAGATCTTCCTGACGGAGCGCAGCCGCGCCATCTTCGGCGAGATGCGCGGCGTGGCGGCGCAGGTCTTCGAATTCGCATTGACCGGGCTTTCGCCCGACGAACGCCGGGCCACGCTGCACGGCCTCGGCGTCATCTGCTCCAATCTTGCCGACAGCGAGCTGTCGGCTGTCCAATGCAGTTCCGAAAGGGCCGCCTGA
- a CDS encoding glycosyltransferase family 4 protein, with product MSESNVARDRIVLRASATAFSSGRRRITIVCNDADYFLRHRRTTADALAEAGHRVCVITGGRPIAPEQRGRWDYVNVPIERWTFAPRADLRLVIETFREVLRKKPDTLHLITLKPIVFSGIAAILARIISGRRTRIVATVPGLGRLMSPASSMKSGIECLSRFLVDRAVRVIARRKDVRFTFETASDHATWVGRGMVPSAKAMVISGAGVDPREFHPRQSRADGQPLRVLFASRLLKSKGLDVFIAAARKLKDRDVEFLVAGMLDASDPDAVPLEELENEASIRFLGRCNDMPSLLREVDVVALPTRYGEGIPRILIEAAATGIPSIASDHEGCREIVEDGETGVIVPEKPVDAASRALAKAILRYRDDPTLRQKHGDAARRRFLDGDYAEDNVVAQFVELLVGQRA from the coding sequence TTGAGTGAATCAAATGTGGCGCGCGACCGGATTGTCCTGCGTGCATCCGCGACCGCATTTTCCTCCGGCAGACGCCGGATAACCATCGTCTGCAACGATGCCGACTATTTTCTGCGTCATCGTCGGACGACGGCGGACGCCCTGGCGGAAGCCGGGCATCGCGTCTGCGTCATCACCGGCGGAAGGCCGATCGCGCCCGAGCAGCGCGGAAGATGGGACTACGTCAACGTGCCGATCGAGCGCTGGACCTTCGCACCGCGCGCCGATCTGCGGCTGGTCATAGAGACCTTCCGCGAAGTGCTCCGCAAGAAACCCGACACGCTGCATCTCATCACGCTGAAGCCGATCGTCTTCTCGGGCATCGCCGCGATCCTGGCCCGCATCATAAGCGGCAGGCGCACGCGAATCGTGGCGACGGTGCCGGGTCTGGGCCGGCTGATGTCGCCCGCGAGCAGCATGAAGAGCGGGATCGAGTGCCTGTCGCGTTTTCTGGTCGACCGCGCGGTGCGCGTCATCGCGCGCCGCAAGGACGTCCGGTTCACCTTCGAGACCGCCTCCGACCACGCGACATGGGTTGGCCGCGGAATGGTGCCCTCTGCGAAGGCCATGGTGATCAGCGGCGCAGGCGTCGACCCGAGAGAATTTCATCCGCGCCAGTCGCGTGCGGACGGCCAGCCACTGCGGGTGCTGTTCGCCTCGCGCCTGCTGAAGTCGAAGGGGCTGGACGTCTTCATAGCGGCCGCGCGGAAGCTGAAGGACCGCGACGTCGAGTTCCTCGTGGCGGGGATGCTCGATGCGTCCGATCCGGATGCGGTGCCGCTGGAGGAACTGGAGAACGAAGCCTCGATCCGGTTCCTCGGGCGGTGCAACGACATGCCGTCGCTGCTGCGGGAGGTCGACGTCGTCGCCCTGCCGACCCGCTACGGCGAAGGCATACCGCGCATCCTCATCGAGGCCGCAGCGACGGGCATTCCATCGATCGCCAGCGACCATGAGGGATGCCGCGAGATCGTGGAGGACGGCGAGACCGGCGTGATCGTGCCGGAAAAGCCGGTCGACGCCGCGTCGCGTGCGCTGGCGAAGGCCATCCTTCGGTATCGGGACGATCCGACGCTCCGGCAGAAGCATGGCGACGCCGCGCGCCGCCGGTTCCTCGACGGCGATTATGCCGAGGACAATGTGGTGGCGCAGTTCGTCGAGCTTCTCGTCGGGCAGCGCGCCTAG
- the lepA gene encoding translation elongation factor 4, with product MTFPISHIRNFSIVAHIDHGKSTLADRLIQMTGALDEREMAGKEQVLDNMDIERERGITIKAQTVRLNYRAKNGEDYILNLIDTPGHVDFAYEVSRSLAACEGSLLVVDASQGVEAQTLANVYQAIDNNHEIVVVLNKIDLPAAEPERIKEQVEEVIGLDASQAVLISAKTGIGIGDVLEAIVNQLPPPREGDAGKPLKAMLVDSWYDAYLGVIVLVRVIDGVLRKGQTIRMMGTGAKYPVERTGYFTPKMIQAEEIGPGEFGFITASIKEVADTRVGDTITEDRRPTTSPLPGFKPAQPVVFCGLFPVDAADFEDLRAAVGKLRLNDASFSYEMETSAALGFGFRCGFLGLLHLEIIQERLEREFDLDLIATAPSVVYRMNLTDGTTRELHNPADMPDVVKIASIEEPWIRATILTPDDYLGGILKLCQDRRGMQADLSYVGKRAMLVYDLPLNEVVFDFYDRLKSISKGYASFDYHLTDYREGDLVKMSILVNDEPVDALSMLVHRSAAEKRGRAMCEKLKELIPQHMFKIPIQAAIGGRIIARETISALRKDVTAKCYGGDVTRKRKLLEKQKEGKKRMRQFGKVDIPQAAFIEALKMGDN from the coding sequence ATGACCTTCCCGATCTCCCACATCCGCAACTTCTCGATCGTTGCGCATATCGACCACGGCAAGTCGACGCTCGCCGACCGGCTCATCCAGATGACCGGCGCGCTGGACGAGCGCGAAATGGCGGGCAAGGAGCAGGTGCTCGACAATATGGATATCGAGCGCGAGCGTGGCATCACCATCAAGGCGCAGACCGTGCGGCTGAACTACCGCGCGAAGAACGGCGAGGATTACATCCTCAACCTGATCGACACGCCGGGCCATGTCGACTTCGCCTATGAAGTGTCGCGGTCGCTCGCCGCGTGCGAAGGCTCCCTGCTCGTCGTCGACGCCAGCCAGGGCGTCGAAGCGCAGACGCTCGCCAATGTCTACCAGGCCATCGACAACAACCACGAGATCGTCGTGGTGCTGAACAAGATCGATTTGCCGGCCGCCGAGCCCGAGCGCATCAAGGAACAGGTCGAGGAAGTGATAGGCCTCGACGCCAGTCAGGCCGTGCTGATTTCGGCCAAGACCGGCATCGGCATCGGCGACGTGCTGGAGGCGATCGTCAACCAGCTTCCGCCGCCGCGCGAAGGCGATGCGGGCAAGCCGCTCAAGGCCATGCTGGTCGACAGCTGGTACGACGCCTATCTCGGCGTCATCGTGCTGGTGCGCGTCATCGACGGCGTGCTGAGGAAGGGCCAGACCATCCGCATGATGGGCACGGGCGCGAAATACCCGGTCGAGCGCACCGGCTATTTTACGCCCAAAATGATTCAGGCCGAGGAGATCGGTCCCGGCGAGTTCGGCTTCATCACCGCCTCCATCAAGGAAGTGGCCGACACCCGCGTCGGCGACACCATCACCGAGGACCGCCGCCCGACGACCTCGCCGCTGCCGGGCTTCAAACCCGCCCAGCCGGTCGTCTTCTGCGGCCTTTTTCCGGTCGACGCCGCCGATTTCGAGGATCTGCGCGCCGCCGTGGGAAAACTGCGCCTCAACGACGCCAGCTTCTCCTACGAGATGGAAACGTCTGCCGCGCTCGGCTTCGGCTTCCGCTGCGGCTTCCTCGGTCTGCTTCATCTGGAGATCATCCAGGAGCGGCTGGAGCGCGAGTTCGACCTCGACCTGATCGCCACCGCGCCATCCGTCGTCTACCGCATGAACCTGACCGATGGCACCACGAGGGAATTGCACAATCCGGCCGACATGCCGGACGTGGTGAAGATCGCCTCGATCGAGGAGCCGTGGATACGCGCCACGATCCTGACGCCGGACGACTATCTCGGCGGCATATTGAAGCTCTGCCAGGATCGGCGCGGCATGCAGGCCGACCTTTCCTATGTCGGCAAGCGCGCCATGCTGGTTTACGATCTCCCGCTCAACGAGGTGGTCTTCGATTTCTACGATCGGCTGAAATCGATCTCCAAGGGCTACGCCTCTTTCGACTACCACCTCACCGACTACCGCGAGGGCGATCTGGTCAAGATGTCGATCCTCGTCAATGACGAGCCGGTCGATGCGCTGTCCATGCTGGTTCACCGCTCGGCGGCGGAAAAGCGCGGCCGCGCCATGTGCGAGAAGCTCAAGGAATTGATCCCGCAGCACATGTTCAAGATTCCGATCCAGGCCGCGATCGGCGGCCGCATCATCGCCCGCGAGACGATCTCGGCGCTGCGCAAGGACGTGACGGCGAAGTGCTACGGCGGCGACGTCACCCGCAAGCGCAAGCTCCTCGAAAAGCAGAAAGAGGGCAAGAAGCGCATGCGGCAGTTCGGCAAGGTCGACATCCCGCAGGCCGCCTTCATCGAGGCGCTCAAGATGGGCGACAACTGA